One genomic segment of Candidatus Woesearchaeota archaeon includes these proteins:
- a CDS encoding class I SAM-dependent methyltransferase produces MKPEILTLLKSIDSYAQKNHDKCWCVPFDEGQFLHLLVSIAKPKFILEIGTSIGFSTIWLATAAAEYGGKVKTIEIHAERAKIAQEHFTQAKLNNITLLQGDAAALLKDMKAPFDFVFLDGGKEHYLEQLQILEKNGCVTKGTIIVADNAVVKEHKKNDKILAYLEHVRHSGKYKSSYLPFENGVEVSYRE; encoded by the coding sequence ATGAAACCGGAAATACTCACTCTCTTGAAATCCATCGACTCCTACGCGCAAAAAAATCATGACAAATGCTGGTGTGTTCCTTTTGACGAAGGACAATTTCTTCATCTTCTCGTTTCTATCGCAAAACCAAAATTCATTCTGGAAATAGGTACTTCGATTGGTTTTTCGACAATTTGGCTTGCAACTGCCGCTGCGGAATATGGGGGCAAAGTAAAGACTATTGAAATTCACGCAGAACGCGCAAAAATCGCGCAAGAGCATTTTACACAAGCAAAACTGAATAACATAACGCTTCTTCAAGGAGACGCAGCCGCGCTTCTCAAAGATATGAAAGCGCCTTTTGATTTTGTTTTCTTAGATGGCGGAAAAGAACATTATCTTGAACAACTTCAGATTCTAGAAAAGAATGGATGTGTTACTAAAGGAACAATTATTGTTGCTGATAACGCGGTTGTCAAAGAACATAAAAAAAATGATAAAATTCTTGCATACTTAGAACATGTTCGGCATTCTGGGAAATATAAGAGCAGTTATCTTCCCTTTGAGAATGGCGTTGAAGTGAGTTATCGAGAATAA
- a CDS encoding proline--tRNA ligase, whose protein sequence is MSKPEQNNKGITVKKEENMPEWYEQVLLKSEMAEHAPIKGCMVIRPGAYAIWQAIQDYFNPVMAKYGVKNAYFPMFIPESFFQREATHAKGFKAEVAWVEARGEDKQRYAIRPTSETIMYDTFSHWIRSWRDLPLKINQWCNICRWEVQDCKLFLRSREFLWQEGHCVYETEQECDKEAKEYLNEYKKLCEELLAIPVVTGRKTEKEKFAGAKTTYTIETLMPDGKALQCGTSHNLGQGFAKAFNISFKNKEMKDELPWQGSWGISTRLIGAIVMMHSDDKGLVLPPKITATQVVIVPILFEDSKEKVLKAAEKIVHDLEKEGIKVKLDDRTEYSPGWKFNEWEMKGVPLRIEIGPKDLEKKHCIVAHRHTGKKEIVQLTDIKKEIPKALENMQAELFTKAEKHLKENTGHATNWDEFVKAIKNKKWVKVYFHEDEQAELEIKEKTSGVTSRCIPLDSPVPKGKKCFYSGKDATIEVLFARNY, encoded by the coding sequence ATGTCCAAACCTGAACAAAACAACAAAGGCATCACTGTCAAAAAAGAAGAAAATATGCCAGAATGGTATGAACAAGTCCTTCTCAAAAGCGAAATGGCGGAACATGCGCCAATAAAAGGATGCATGGTCATTAGACCAGGAGCCTACGCGATCTGGCAGGCGATCCAAGATTATTTCAATCCCGTGATGGCAAAGTACGGCGTCAAAAACGCGTACTTCCCAATGTTCATTCCAGAATCCTTTTTTCAGCGGGAAGCGACGCACGCGAAAGGATTCAAAGCAGAAGTCGCGTGGGTAGAAGCGAGAGGAGAAGACAAACAACGGTACGCGATCCGACCAACATCTGAAACAATTATGTACGATACATTTTCACACTGGATCAGAAGCTGGAGGGATCTTCCATTAAAAATAAACCAATGGTGTAATATCTGTAGATGGGAAGTGCAAGACTGCAAACTCTTTTTGAGATCGAGAGAATTCCTATGGCAAGAAGGCCATTGTGTCTATGAAACAGAACAGGAATGCGATAAAGAAGCAAAAGAGTATCTCAATGAATACAAAAAACTTTGCGAAGAACTCCTCGCAATCCCTGTTGTGACAGGAAGAAAAACAGAGAAAGAAAAATTCGCGGGCGCAAAGACAACCTATACTATTGAAACACTCATGCCAGATGGCAAAGCGCTCCAATGCGGAACATCGCATAATTTAGGACAAGGGTTTGCGAAAGCGTTCAACATCAGTTTCAAGAATAAAGAAATGAAAGACGAATTGCCATGGCAAGGATCATGGGGAATTTCTACACGCTTAATCGGCGCGATAGTGATGATGCACAGCGATGATAAAGGATTGGTGCTTCCCCCAAAGATCACGGCAACACAAGTAGTCATTGTTCCAATTCTTTTCGAAGACAGCAAAGAAAAAGTGTTGAAAGCAGCAGAAAAGATTGTTCATGATTTAGAAAAAGAAGGGATCAAAGTCAAACTAGATGACAGAACAGAATATTCTCCTGGTTGGAAATTCAATGAGTGGGAAATGAAAGGAGTTCCACTCCGAATTGAAATAGGGCCAAAAGATTTGGAAAAAAAGCACTGCATTGTCGCGCATAGACATACAGGAAAGAAAGAGATTGTTCAACTCACTGATATCAAGAAAGAAATTCCAAAAGCGTTAGAAAACATGCAAGCGGAATTGTTTACAAAAGCAGAAAAGCATCTGAAAGAGAATACCGGCCACGCGACAAACTGGGATGAGTTTGTCAAAGCAATCAAAAACAAAAAATGGGTTAAAGTGTATTTCCATGAAGACGAACAAGCGGAATTAGAAATAAAAGAAAAAACATCCGGTGTCACGAGCAGATGCATTCCATTAGACAGTCCTGTTCCAAAAGGGAAAAAATGTTTCTATTCGGGCAAAGACGCGACGATTGAAGTTCTTTTTGCGAGGAATTATTGA
- the dph5 gene encoding diphthine synthase, translated as MTLHIIGIGLDSEKDITIKGMELVQKADIVYLECYTSRLNCSFHDLAKFYNKQIHLAHRELVEGDENEILQNARIGDVAFLVVGDPFSATTHLDLMMRAKQEGIKVTITNNASILTAVGITGLQLYKFGKTTSVPYPEENFQPETAYDVISQNKKNGLHTLVLLDIKWDQQKFMTINEALQILLTIEEKRHETIFTKETLCVGVARAGSETATVKAGTCQELLSADFGAQMHCLIVPGNLHFMEEDALKMWK; from the coding sequence ATGACTCTCCACATCATCGGCATTGGTTTAGATTCTGAAAAAGACATCACCATCAAAGGAATGGAATTGGTGCAGAAAGCAGACATTGTGTACTTAGAGTGCTATACTTCTCGTTTGAACTGCAGCTTTCATGATCTTGCGAAATTTTACAACAAGCAAATTCATCTTGCGCACAGAGAACTTGTTGAAGGAGATGAGAATGAAATCTTACAGAACGCTCGCATTGGCGATGTCGCGTTTCTCGTTGTTGGAGATCCCTTCTCCGCGACAACACATTTGGATTTAATGATGCGCGCGAAACAAGAAGGTATCAAAGTAACAATCACCAACAACGCATCTATTCTCACTGCTGTTGGAATTACGGGGTTACAGCTGTATAAATTTGGAAAAACAACCTCAGTGCCTTATCCTGAAGAAAACTTTCAACCAGAAACCGCGTATGATGTTATTTCTCAGAACAAAAAAAACGGATTGCACACCCTTGTGTTGCTCGATATTAAATGGGATCAACAGAAATTTATGACGATCAATGAAGCGTTACAGATTCTTTTGACCATTGAAGAGAAAAGACATGAAACTATTTTTACAAAAGAAACTCTCTGTGTTGGTGTTGCTCGCGCTGGTTCAGAAACCGCGACAGTGAAAGCAGGAACTTGCCAAGAACTTCTTTCAGCTGATTTTGGCGCGCAAATGCATTGTTTGATTGTGCCAGGGAATTTACACTTTATGGAAGAAGACGCGCTCAAGATGTGGAAATGA
- a CDS encoding ATP-binding protein yields the protein MISKEILRQVVAKQKKETSPKPGSIRRELLDKILPYFSDERIIILTGVRRCGKSTLLKQIMESKANWCYVNFEDERLLDFRAQDFEMLNEVLIEMYGSCKTYFFDEVQNVEKFETFVRRLQDDGKKVIITGSNASLLSKEFGTRLTGRYKAFEVYPFSFHEFLDFKNISVDKSAFYHTEKKVQLIRLFEEYMLSGGLPEYLKNKDKEYVRTVYENILYKDIITRYAIKREKILKELVNILATNAASPFTYNSLKKTLGLSNAITVKEYISYLSNSYLFFELLKSSYSVKQQLASPRKIYMIDSAFNNVCGLNFTPNKGRNMENAVFIALKRTGEDVFYYSDKTECDFIVKEGSKISMAIQVCYAINDTNKEREIRGLLDALHAFRLKEGFIFTFEQKDEFEREGKKIKIIPACMWMLN from the coding sequence ATGATAAGCAAAGAGATATTACGGCAGGTTGTTGCAAAACAAAAAAAAGAAACATCTCCTAAACCAGGATCTATACGGAGGGAGCTATTGGATAAAATACTCCCTTATTTTAGTGATGAAAGGATAATTATCTTAACAGGAGTGCGGAGGTGTGGAAAATCAACGTTGCTTAAGCAGATAATGGAAAGTAAAGCAAACTGGTGTTATGTCAATTTTGAAGATGAGCGGTTGTTAGATTTTAGAGCACAGGATTTTGAAATGCTCAATGAAGTGCTTATAGAGATGTATGGTTCTTGCAAGACATATTTTTTTGATGAAGTACAGAATGTTGAGAAGTTTGAGACTTTTGTACGGCGGTTACAGGATGATGGTAAAAAAGTAATCATAACTGGATCCAATGCGTCGTTGTTGAGCAAAGAATTTGGCACCAGGCTCACCGGTCGATACAAGGCATTTGAAGTGTATCCTTTTTCATTTCATGAATTTTTAGATTTTAAGAATATCTCTGTTGATAAGAGTGCTTTTTATCATACAGAAAAAAAGGTTCAGCTCATTCGTCTTTTTGAAGAATATATGCTCTCTGGAGGACTTCCAGAATATCTTAAAAACAAAGATAAAGAATATGTACGAACTGTCTATGAGAATATCCTTTACAAAGATATTATAACGCGATATGCTATAAAAAGGGAAAAAATCCTCAAAGAGCTTGTGAATATTCTCGCAACAAATGCGGCGTCGCCGTTCACCTATAACTCTTTGAAAAAAACATTAGGTCTTTCAAACGCTATTACAGTAAAAGAATATATCTCTTATTTAAGCAATTCTTATCTTTTCTTTGAACTTTTAAAATCTTCTTACTCTGTAAAACAGCAGCTTGCGTCTCCGAGAAAGATATATATGATAGATTCTGCATTCAATAATGTGTGTGGGTTAAATTTTACGCCAAATAAAGGGCGTAATATGGAGAACGCGGTGTTTATTGCGTTAAAAAGAACAGGGGAAGATGTCTTTTATTATTCGGATAAAACAGAATGTGATTTTATAGTGAAGGAGGGGTCAAAAATAAGTATGGCAATACAAGTCTGCTATGCGATTAATGACACAAATAAGGAGCGAGAAATACGTGGATTATTAGATGCGTTGCATGCATTTAGGTTAAAAGAAGGATTTATATTTACCTTTGAGCAAAAAGACGAATTTGAAAGAGAAGGGAAGAAAATTAA
- a CDS encoding nitroreductase family protein — protein sequence MDVMECIHTRRSIRKYQDIPVEFEKVGRVVEAGMAAPTAGNIQDYRFIIVQDKGKRAQIAEACLQQYWMEAAPTHIVICVDIKRSKQFYGIRGERLYSVQHAAAAAMNMLLAAHHFGLGACWIGAFDEEAMKSICGVPEYARPEVIITLGYPDEIPPRPPKYILETFSYIERYGNRIRTFPLVIAEPSPVIEKHVRETIAAVDEGTNKLLAKGVEKGKSLWGKLTGKKE from the coding sequence ATGGATGTCATGGAATGTATTCACACTCGTCGTTCTATTCGTAAATATCAGGATATTCCTGTCGAGTTTGAAAAAGTAGGACGAGTTGTTGAAGCGGGAATGGCTGCGCCAACCGCGGGAAACATTCAGGATTATCGTTTCATTATTGTGCAGGATAAAGGAAAACGCGCGCAAATCGCGGAAGCGTGTTTGCAGCAATACTGGATGGAAGCCGCGCCAACACACATCGTTATCTGCGTGGATATCAAACGATCAAAACAATTCTACGGTATTCGCGGTGAACGATTATATTCTGTCCAACACGCAGCAGCGGCCGCAATGAACATGCTTCTCGCCGCGCACCATTTTGGATTAGGCGCATGCTGGATCGGCGCGTTTGACGAAGAAGCGATGAAATCCATCTGCGGTGTTCCTGAATACGCGCGACCTGAAGTTATTATTACGCTGGGATATCCAGACGAAATTCCGCCACGGCCACCAAAATACATTCTTGAAACATTTTCCTACATTGAACGATACGGAAACAGAATCAGAACATTCCCGCTTGTTATCGCGGAACCATCCCCTGTTATCGAGAAACATGTTCGCGAAACAATCGCGGCTGTTGATGAAGGAACAAATAAGTTGCTCGCGAAAGGCGTTGAAAAAGGAAAATCACTCTGGGGAAAATTGACTGGGAAGAAAGAATAA
- the ftsZ gene encoding cell division protein FtsZ — MDFLVKNALEQQMPAKTVGFANIKVIGCGGAGNNMVSWLHKKQVKGAEIFACNTDVQHLQITSADKKFLIGKDITRGLGCGGFPQKGAESAKESIQEIKECLNGADMVFVCAGMGGGTGTGSAPIVGKVAKDLGAIVIGTVTMPFKIERARVEKAEFGLQQLREVSDTVIVIDNNRLVQIAGNLPIQQAFAVANELIAVMIKGIVETISIPSLVNLDFADVKAIMTNGGVAVIGVGASDTNNRVEEAVRGALSNPLLEVSYEGATGALIHVHGGPDLTLEEVNQVGELVTESMDENANCIWGTRITDDMKGKVTVMTIMTGVKSPWVLGKSSQRAKETPREHPVFNDELGIEIVH, encoded by the coding sequence ATGGACTTTTTGGTAAAAAACGCGTTGGAACAACAAATGCCCGCAAAAACTGTAGGCTTTGCAAATATTAAAGTAATTGGCTGCGGTGGCGCAGGCAATAATATGGTCAGCTGGCTGCACAAAAAGCAAGTCAAAGGCGCGGAAATTTTCGCGTGCAACACTGACGTACAACATCTTCAGATTACTTCTGCTGACAAAAAATTTCTGATCGGTAAAGACATCACTCGCGGTCTTGGCTGCGGCGGCTTTCCTCAGAAAGGAGCAGAATCCGCGAAAGAATCTATTCAAGAAATCAAAGAATGCCTCAACGGAGCAGACATGGTTTTTGTCTGCGCGGGAATGGGCGGTGGAACAGGAACAGGTTCAGCACCAATTGTCGGTAAGGTCGCAAAAGATCTTGGCGCGATTGTTATTGGAACAGTGACCATGCCATTTAAAATTGAACGCGCTCGTGTTGAAAAAGCAGAATTTGGTTTACAACAACTCCGCGAAGTTTCTGACACTGTTATTGTCATTGACAACAATAGACTCGTCCAGATCGCGGGAAACTTGCCAATTCAACAAGCGTTCGCTGTCGCGAATGAATTGATCGCAGTGATGATCAAAGGAATTGTTGAAACAATCTCAATACCATCCCTTGTCAACCTTGACTTTGCGGATGTCAAAGCAATCATGACCAATGGCGGCGTCGCTGTTATCGGTGTTGGCGCGTCTGACACAAACAACAGAGTTGAAGAAGCTGTTCGCGGCGCATTGAGCAACCCATTGCTTGAAGTAAGCTACGAAGGAGCGACAGGCGCGTTAATCCACGTGCATGGCGGTCCAGACTTGACATTAGAAGAAGTCAATCAAGTTGGTGAGCTTGTCACAGAAAGCATGGATGAAAACGCAAACTGCATCTGGGGAACACGAATCACTGATGACATGAAAGGAAAAGTTACTGTCATGACGATCATGACCGGAGTTAAATCACCTTGGGTTCTTGGGAAATCTTCGCAACGCGCGAAAGAAACGCCGCGAGAACACCCTGTGTTTAACGACGAACTCGGCATAGAAATTGTGCATTAA